In Drosophila santomea strain STO CAGO 1482 chromosome 2L, Prin_Dsan_1.1, whole genome shotgun sequence, a single window of DNA contains:
- the LOC120444537 gene encoding uncharacterized protein LOC120444537: MKQLFQNYRDDERRIVENYSLQDFNCNSKPLIYMLTMLGEENINYAHIIVIYLSA, translated from the coding sequence ATGAAGCAACTATTTCAGAACTACCGCGACGATGAGCGGAGGATTGTCGAGAATTACAGTCTTCAGGACTtcaactgcaacagcaagcCATTGATTTATATGCTCACGATGCTTGGCGAGGAGAACATTAACTACGCCCACATCATTGTTATCTACTTATCAGCTTAG
- the LOC120449678 gene encoding troponin C, isoallergen Bla g 6.0201 isoform X1 gives MADGEYDKEQLRILRNAFKAFDHDGAGWIEHADVSSILEILGQKLEPPAVKALIKEVDKGTTGKLDFSQFCKLAARFIEVEEDVGALQNELKEAFRVYDKEGKGYLTVATLRGILHELDDKISNQDLDSIIEEIDADGSGTVDFDEFMQVMTG, from the exons atg GCGGATGGAGAATATGACAAGGAACAATTGAGAA TCCTTAGGAACGCTTTCAAGGCTTTTGACCACGACGGTGCAGGATGGATCGAGCACGCTGATGTATCTAGCATTCTCGAAATATTAGGTCAGAAACTGGAACCACCTGCGGTAAAGGCACTTATTAAAGAGGTAGATAAAGGAACAACTGGTAAATTGGATTTTAGCCAGTTCTGCAAACTGGCAGCTCGTTTTATTGAAGTTGAGGAAGATGTGGGAGCACTTCAAAATGAGTTAAAAGAGGCCTTCCGTGTATATGATAAAGAGGGAAAAGGATACCTGACTGTTGCAACACTAAGGGGCATTCTTCACGAATTGGACGATAAGATTTCTAACCAAGATTTAGATTCGATCATTGAAGAAATTGATGCGGATGGGTCTGGTACGGTTGATTTTGACG AATTTATGCAAGTTATGACAG GTTAA
- the LOC120449678 gene encoding troponin C isoform X2: MADGEYDKEQLRILRNAFKAFDHDGAGWIEHADVSSILEILGQKLEPPAVKALIKEVDKGTTGKLDFSQFCKLAARFIEVEEDVGALQNELKEAFRVYDKEGKGYLTVATLRGILHELDDKISNQDLDSIIEEIDADGSGTVDFDG; encoded by the exons atg GCGGATGGAGAATATGACAAGGAACAATTGAGAA TCCTTAGGAACGCTTTCAAGGCTTTTGACCACGACGGTGCAGGATGGATCGAGCACGCTGATGTATCTAGCATTCTCGAAATATTAGGTCAGAAACTGGAACCACCTGCGGTAAAGGCACTTATTAAAGAGGTAGATAAAGGAACAACTGGTAAATTGGATTTTAGCCAGTTCTGCAAACTGGCAGCTCGTTTTATTGAAGTTGAGGAAGATGTGGGAGCACTTCAAAATGAGTTAAAAGAGGCCTTCCGTGTATATGATAAAGAGGGAAAAGGATACCTGACTGTTGCAACACTAAGGGGCATTCTTCACGAATTGGACGATAAGATTTCTAACCAAGATTTAGATTCGATCATTGAAGAAATTGATGCGGATGGGTCTGGTACGGTTGATTTTGACG GTTAA